The proteins below are encoded in one region of Diorhabda carinulata isolate Delta chromosome 3, icDioCari1.1, whole genome shotgun sequence:
- the LOC130891041 gene encoding uncharacterized protein LOC130891041 isoform X3 — protein MGQVDVSQDSSDSTKNSKDAFFDPKPKPKMIRVLTVLAYVLSVSMAAIFLSIYYIFMWHGEPHLGAHKNIPNSYIGSQNESLKVIEDVENGVNNTFSFDFNQEEEKTMIVTHPSSNEAFIFSAEFQKVGRKTTSLNNRFKTETTQHTYM, from the exons ATGGGTCAAGTAGATGTTAGCCAAGATTCTTCCGATTCtacaaaaaactcaaaagaCGCATTCTTCGATCCAAAACCTAAGCCTAAAATGATAAGAGTACTGACTGTGTTAGCTTATGTTCTAAGTGTATCCATGGCTGCAATATTTCTATCTATTTACTATATATTTATGTGGCATGGAGAACCACATTTAGGAGCCCACAAGAATATACCAAACAGTTATATTGG GTCACAAAACGAAAGCTTAAAAGTAAtagaagatgttgaaaatggAGTCAATAATACCTTTTCTTTTGATTTcaatcaagaagaagaaaaaacaatgaTAGTTACTCATCCAAGTTCAAATGAAG CTTTTATTTTCTCGGCAGAATTCCAAAAAGTAGGCAGAAAAACCACCTCCCTTAATAATCGCTTCAAAACTGAAACCACTCAGCATACTTACATgtaa
- the LOC130891041 gene encoding uncharacterized protein LOC130891041 isoform X1, protein MGQVDVSQDSSDSTKNSKDAFFDPKPKPKMIRVLTVLAYVLSVSMAAIFLSIYYIFMWHGEPHLGAHKNIPNSYIGSQNESLKVIEDVENGVNNTFSFDFNQEEEKTMIVTHPSSNEGMQQQITALELDESLSIPTRSENNSTTSTIRWQDDYNDSLESPKKSSMLIQKLWNEEKYEDTY, encoded by the exons ATGGGTCAAGTAGATGTTAGCCAAGATTCTTCCGATTCtacaaaaaactcaaaagaCGCATTCTTCGATCCAAAACCTAAGCCTAAAATGATAAGAGTACTGACTGTGTTAGCTTATGTTCTAAGTGTATCCATGGCTGCAATATTTCTATCTATTTACTATATATTTATGTGGCATGGAGAACCACATTTAGGAGCCCACAAGAATATACCAAACAGTTATATTGG GTCACAAAACGAAAGCTTAAAAGTAAtagaagatgttgaaaatggAGTCAATAATACCTTTTCTTTTGATTTcaatcaagaagaagaaaaaacaatgaTAGTTACTCATCCAAGTTCAAATGAAG GTATGCAACAACAAATAACAGCTCTTGAATTGGATGAGAGTCTGTCTATTCCTACCCGTTCCGAAAACAACTCTACAACATCAACAATAAGATGGCAAGATGATTACAACGATAGTTTAGAAAGCCCCAAAAAGTCCAGTAtgttaatacaaaaattatggaatgaaGAGAAATACGAAGATACTTATTAG
- the LOC130891041 gene encoding uncharacterized protein LOC130891041 isoform X2, with product MSSKATNGIKLTMSDSSQWKSGSLLDTSVKFAGEEAKDRLYEPKHKKKLVRVLTVVAYVFFVSLAAIMLSLYYVFLWNGDQKMAAKYVTRAPTAEMYYAQNCKNLIAGMQQQITALELDESLSIPTRSENNSTTSTIRWQDDYNDSLESPKKSSMLIQKLWNEEKYEDTY from the exons ATGTCTAGCAAAGCCACAAATGGTATTAAACTGACTATGAGTGACTCCTCACAATGGAAATCAGGATCACTTTTAGATACATCGGTGAAATTCGCAGGTGAAGAAGCAAAAGATCGGCTATATGAaccaaaacataaaaaaaaattagttaggGTACTAACAGTGGTGGCTTATGTATTCTTCGTTTCTCTCGCAGCTATCATGTTAAGTTTGTACTATGTATTTTTATGGAATGGCGACCAGAAAATGGCTGCCAAGTATGTAACTAGAGCACCAACTGCTGAGATGTATTACGCACAGAATTGCAAAAATCTTATAGCAG GTATGCAACAACAAATAACAGCTCTTGAATTGGATGAGAGTCTGTCTATTCCTACCCGTTCCGAAAACAACTCTACAACATCAACAATAAGATGGCAAGATGATTACAACGATAGTTTAGAAAGCCCCAAAAAGTCCAGTAtgttaatacaaaaattatggaatgaaGAGAAATACGAAGATACTTATTAG